One part of the Mariniblastus fucicola genome encodes these proteins:
- a CDS encoding flagellar hook-basal body complex protein FliE, with product MNPVSPIPPISGFGNVNPIQPSGVAPAGNDSVKESGGSNLFKGFLESANLDQQSSDQAVKDLVEGKAGSVQEVVMAVAKAEMSFQLFMEIRNHLIDSYNELMRMSF from the coding sequence GTGAATCCTGTCTCACCGATTCCACCCATTTCTGGTTTTGGAAATGTCAATCCAATTCAGCCGTCTGGCGTTGCGCCAGCGGGCAACGATAGCGTCAAGGAATCAGGCGGATCGAACCTGTTCAAAGGCTTTCTGGAGAGTGCCAATCTCGACCAGCAGAGCTCCGATCAGGCTGTCAAAGATTTGGTTGAAGGTAAAGCCGGTAGCGTTCAGGAAGTCGTGATGGCGGTTGCCAAAGCGGAGATGTCGTTTCAGTTGTTCATGGAGATCAGAAATCATCTGATCGATTCTTACAACGAACTGATGCGAATGAGTTTCTAG
- the flgC gene encoding flagellar basal body rod protein FlgC — protein sequence MSGLFSAMDISASGLAAERLRMETTANNIANANTTKTENGDPYRRKSVVFSSELQKEGRYTLASGFAGVEVVGIESDDTAFPMVHNPGHPHADEDGMVRMPNVKIPTEMVDMITASRSYEANLSSITMFQEMVEQSLRLLQGGS from the coding sequence ATGTCTGGGCTATTTTCAGCAATGGACATCAGCGCGTCGGGCTTGGCTGCCGAACGCCTGCGGATGGAAACCACGGCAAACAATATTGCAAACGCAAACACGACCAAAACAGAGAACGGCGATCCGTATCGCAGGAAGTCCGTTGTGTTTTCCAGCGAGCTTCAGAAAGAGGGACGCTATACGCTTGCCAGTGGGTTTGCGGGCGTGGAAGTCGTTGGCATTGAATCGGATGACACGGCCTTTCCCATGGTCCACAACCCCGGCCATCCCCATGCCGACGAAGACGGAATGGTGCGAATGCCGAACGTGAAAATACCGACTGAGATGGTGGACATGATCACGGCCAGCCGATCGTACGAGGCGAACCTGAGTTCGATCACGATGTTCCAGGAAATGGTCGAACAATCGCTTCGCCTGCTGCAAGGAGGTAGCTAG
- a CDS encoding flagellar basal body rod protein FlgB → MTGIPSQYYLLGNALRNAEQNHRVVSQNIANVNTPGYQTRELSFEDYMKRVKSGESNQGFIDEIPTTLVEGLVERVDGNNVDFDQQVANLKKNALLFQSWSQLLAAKMSTMRKAMTG, encoded by the coding sequence ATGACCGGAATACCTTCACAGTACTACCTACTCGGCAACGCGCTCCGCAACGCGGAACAGAACCACCGCGTCGTCAGCCAAAACATCGCGAACGTGAACACGCCTGGATATCAGACGCGTGAACTGTCGTTCGAGGACTACATGAAGCGAGTCAAAAGCGGTGAATCTAATCAGGGATTTATCGACGAGATTCCCACCACGCTGGTCGAAGGGCTTGTCGAACGCGTCGACGGAAACAACGTGGACTTTGACCAACAGGTTGCCAACCTGAAAAAGAACGCGTTGTTGTTCCAGTCCTGGTCCCAGCTGTTGGCGGCAAAGATGTCCACGATGCGAAAGGCCATGACAGGCTAA
- the fliF gene encoding flagellar basal-body MS-ring/collar protein FliF — translation MNTFRTFVDSSIEIWNDAAPAARIGIALLMVICVTAIVGVGYWSSQPTYVTLVSDVDPQKMDRVIDALDKANISYDLSGAGGNLRVSKSDFSKARMLARGAGVAESETAGAFGMTGAFGSPSDRRRIALLKQQQRLAETIRKLNAVDYADVHLNVPDKGPFERKTSKPTASVLLTISPGAQLNEQQASSIASLVAFAVEDLAPEAVQITDKDGRNYTISDQGMQHVSSQIEYTTENERKLARKAETQLVHFLGHGNASVQVSLDLTFTNGSTKVTKYDGEGKVPTEEDLNTETTTNSSPGGAAGVEANLQQGRRENESVERKMENIKTTYLVPTTEETQSNTTPVRNFMTVSVLVNSNAEALTQADGTLLPGISDRVKAIVENAVGYKDSTDTISVELFPFPTEELVEDTYVPPYDWTQWNELVRNASLAIGAIVAFVIGFMVLRKVSPAPTVSETVVRLDDNRLETVDQLTSLMKNNPELFAQIVQSWAGAAGSSDDQDDQRAA, via the coding sequence TTGAACACGTTTCGAACATTTGTAGATTCCTCCATCGAGATCTGGAACGATGCTGCGCCGGCAGCACGTATCGGGATCGCGCTGTTGATGGTCATCTGCGTTACCGCGATCGTGGGAGTCGGCTATTGGTCATCTCAGCCAACGTACGTGACGTTGGTCAGCGATGTCGACCCACAGAAAATGGATCGCGTTATCGATGCGCTCGACAAAGCCAACATCAGCTACGACCTTTCCGGTGCAGGCGGAAATTTGCGAGTTTCCAAAAGTGATTTCTCCAAAGCGAGAATGCTGGCTCGTGGTGCAGGCGTCGCAGAATCGGAAACGGCAGGAGCGTTTGGGATGACTGGAGCCTTCGGCAGCCCTTCCGATCGCCGTCGCATTGCGTTGCTAAAGCAGCAGCAACGCCTCGCCGAAACGATTCGCAAACTCAACGCCGTCGACTACGCGGATGTCCATTTGAACGTGCCGGACAAGGGCCCGTTCGAGCGAAAGACTTCAAAACCGACAGCCAGCGTTTTGCTGACGATTTCTCCCGGTGCCCAGCTGAACGAACAACAGGCGTCGTCGATCGCGTCGCTGGTTGCCTTTGCGGTCGAAGATCTGGCACCGGAAGCCGTGCAGATTACCGACAAAGATGGGCGCAATTACACGATTTCGGATCAGGGCATGCAACACGTTAGCAGCCAGATTGAATACACGACCGAGAACGAGAGAAAGCTGGCTCGCAAAGCCGAAACCCAGCTGGTGCATTTTCTTGGCCATGGGAACGCGAGCGTGCAAGTGAGCCTCGACCTGACGTTCACCAATGGCTCAACCAAAGTCACGAAGTACGACGGTGAAGGCAAAGTGCCGACGGAAGAAGACCTGAATACGGAAACGACGACCAACTCCAGTCCCGGTGGTGCGGCGGGTGTCGAGGCGAACTTGCAGCAAGGCCGTCGCGAGAACGAGTCGGTTGAACGCAAAATGGAAAACATTAAAACGACTTACCTCGTTCCGACAACCGAAGAAACCCAGTCGAACACGACGCCAGTTCGTAACTTTATGACCGTCAGCGTTTTGGTTAACTCAAACGCGGAAGCTCTAACTCAAGCAGACGGAACTCTGCTGCCTGGCATTTCGGATCGCGTGAAGGCCATCGTCGAGAACGCGGTCGGATACAAGGATTCAACGGACACGATATCTGTTGAGCTGTTTCCTTTTCCAACAGAAGAGTTGGTTGAGGACACGTACGTGCCGCCCTACGACTGGACTCAATGGAACGAGTTGGTGCGAAACGCGTCGTTGGCAATCGGTGCGATCGTCGCGTTTGTGATTGGATTCATGGTGCTGCGGAAAGTCAGCCCTGCCCCCACGGTTTCCGAAACCGTCGTTCGTCTTGATGACAACCGTTTAGAAACTGTGGATCAGTTGACATCGTTGATGAAGAACAATCCTGAGTTGTTCGCACAGATCGTGCAAAGCTGGGCCGGAGCCGCCGGTAGTTCAGATGATCAAGACGATCAGCGGGCGGCCTAG